TTAGAGGGGGAAGAAATCAAAGATTAACCGTAAATTTTTGATGATAATTAAATTATTTAATCATCAATTAGCAGGTGAATAAATCTGCTATAATTGAAGAATAAGAAAAATCTAATGTTCCTCAGCTTATGACTCCCAATCCTCGAAAAAAAGCCAGTAAGGAATTTAATTTGGGAAAACTTAAAGGAAAAGAAATCATCGCTAATTTTTCGGGAGGAAGAATCACTTCAAATGCCGGAATTGTTTTAAT
The sequence above is drawn from the Leptolyngbyaceae cyanobacterium genome and encodes:
- a CDS encoding transposase; the encoded protein is MTPNPRKKASKEFNLGKLKGKEIIANFSGGRITSNAGIVLIAELDKKLKISHRFADSFQDYRNSSYIDYSVEQLVTQ